In the genome of Chrysoperla carnea chromosome 5, inChrCarn1.1, whole genome shotgun sequence, the window gtaaacGAAAGCCTTTAATACATCGAATAAACTTGTCTTATTAGGTTTATATGGtgtaaatataaactaaatcaAAAACTACGATGATTCTCTATAGAATCAACTTGATATAGAATAATTAACCACTTTGGAgagaatattttgtaatttaaaaagtagtaaatctaatatcattttttttttttgtatttgagttTCTGCATACGTTTTTGATATGCTATTTTATGTTTaaccaaatttcattaaaagatttattaaaatacatgaaataataaaatgaatctgaattaaatagatataaaaagttttacatcACAAAAAGCACagatttttgttacattttatcCTAAAAATGGTCCAAGTTTCTAAAAGGCAACGTTTATTGAAATCGTGTGAAGTCggcaaaaattttgaagaatatctgagaaaataaattttacttttgtttttttatttatcttcatgatagaataagaaaaacaaagatATGATTATCAATTTTAGTTGGCTTTAACACCAAAGCCTTGACAAACGGTTTCTTCTACCCAAATGTTTGAAttgatttatttggaaaaattgaacaaaatacacagttcaaatatttttttaaatatatgtctcaaacccttaaaaaattatagctgAACATTTTGAAAACGATAAAGAAAATCgtttatacaaacattaaaataaaatctgttaaaatattaattagaggttttgtttttaaaatttaaaacaaacaaaaaatattatggaaaattaaatattctatgaaaaaaaaaaaagaatctgaaaacataaatacaaaaaaaaatgttgcgttAATAATAAATGCGTTTTATGTGCGTTAAAAGTTTTCACTTATGAAAAATCGATTATATGCGGTATTATTAAACTctaattgttttgttaaaaaaaaaagtattgacgTCTTTAACTAAATGTCTTTTTTTCAAACAAGCCAAGGTTTGAATCTTTCAATGCTAGAATAATAACTTTCTGcttatgaaaattattgtacCCATTGATAAATTATACTGCCATACTAACCACAAAGGGGGCAAAAGCTTTGCAGAAAGTAGACAGATTTAAGGAGTACAAACCCTTTTGTGGTGGGCACGGtagtaaagtaaaatttattttcgataacGCTCCTTACGATAGAAAAATGTTGGTTAATTATGTTTCATTTCCCATCACCTCCCCAAAATTCAAACtcagtaaaattttgtatatgttaCGGGCTATCGTTCATCAAAACCCATACCCATAGCTATGTTTTTTAAGAAGATGataaaaaacagtattttataaaaagaatcgacaaatatatagaattttctcaaaaaatgaacaatttttaatatgaatttgttttacacctgaaaaattaccatttttatacgcaatatgattatattaaaatttattcagaaaaaaaaaattaggaattatgttaagaaattgttttgattaaatattctttcgataattgtaaattataaagtcGAATTAATAATACAGTTTACATTTTCATAACTTCCAATAAGACGAAAATATTCTTCAGACTTCATCTTTTCaatataagaattttttgtaaaaaaaaaggagCTGGAACATAATTTCAGTTTGActactttttaaccgacttcaaacaaaaacggaggaggttatcaattcgactgtattttttttttttatgtttgttacctcagaacttttgactgggtgaacctattttgataattctttaactgtttgaaagctggtgttcccgtgtggtcccatttcattttgatctagttctgacaacggcatccatgaaaaaattataaaagtcttAGATTTGCAGCAAGTATgcatgacaagaggacgaacaactcaatatcaagccaaccgatttcgatgattcttttttcagtgACGAATTAGTTagcgtacttcagattcactaaaaatcacaaaataaaaaaacttttaacaaaaggaaaaccgacttcgaaagaaaaacttttcctaaataaattaataagcactaaaaagtaaaaaataacgataatataatgtagttaaaattattgttatttttggagtcggtgtcagccaagctaatgtagcaaactgtactgtcagagttgtttccttggctgacaccgactccaaaaataacaataattttaactacattatattatcgttattttttactttttagtgcattttaatttatcttggaaaagtttttcttttgaagtcggttttctttaaaagttataaaatatctgcgtacattatttgaaaactttaaataaattttattgaggacattaatttttatttttttttttaataaatcagtgAAGCAAATTAATCTAATCTATAATAATTAGGTGTAGGTAATTGTTGTTCATATGGTACGAgggaaatcaaattaaatagcgtataaaattttttttaaatattgattggtgtgataacatatacatataacaatATTTCGTCATAATTTTTTAGGGTTCCATAGTTAAAGGAAATGAAAATATGTAGCAATGTGCAAgagtgatttttttcttaattaccgAATACTTTTTGGACGACGAAAACTTGATGACGATATTCAAACAAGATAAATCAAGCTTTCCacgtaattataaatttttcatgctCCTTGAGATAGAATTCTCTGGTTATGCAAATTTTCGTAGAGAAAGAAGTTATTAGGCAATAGTGTCTCTCtcagtttttaacccccgaaccaaaaaaagggtgttataagtgtaaccgctatgtgtgcctgcctgtgacatcgtagcgcctaaacgggtgaaccaattttgtttcgtttgaaaggtaatttaataggaAGTTGTCTTAGATATGTTTCTAGAGCGAGAAAAAACAGCAATGATCTCTAGAATgacgaaattattaaaaaagtgggATGTTTTTTAGCCCCCGAATCAATGAAAAAGGTAttctaagtttgaccgctatgtgtgtctgtctgcctgtctatgTGCCTGTCTGTCTATGTATCtgttcgtttgaaaagtaatttaatggggagtgtttttAGCCGTGTTTTAAGTGAGAGCTTAGGGTTACGTAtctggaacaactaaaaaataggagatgatcctcaaaatcggttcaatttgaaGAAAGCTCTAAggataaaggtaatttaatggagagtgtttttagatcGACCGAGTACGAGTttatggttccgtacccgaaaaaattactcgctggttttttaaaattttgtaaattacacttTTAGTTTATCAGCCttctgaaatgactgtcaaataatatacaattggCCTTGATAATATATATAAGCAATGCACAATATTAGAACGCAATGACAGTACCAAACCATTGACAGTGGAGTCAAACTCAcacttttccaaatttttattagtaaaatgtgttattaattatgtttttatttacattatcgtacattaaacaaatatttatacgcGCTgtgtaaatattgaaattattatgaagatacaggttcaattttttttgcaatggtCGATTTTTTTTCGGGGAacgcattattatttattatatgtacatactcataaaattttcattttaaaacgaTATGTATCATACTTTTATATAATGCCGACTTTATAGTGAAAAAGCACTTATATacgttttcaaaaatacaaaaagctaTTCAAATCCTCAAACTTATAGTTATAATTAAAGCTATACCTTTTTCCAGCGaaatgtgaaatataaaattctaaCATTGTTTGTTCATAAAGCGATATATCAATGAAATTCcatacatacattaaaaaaatgcagtAGAATCCGTTCATCGAAACTTTGTAATGTTTCAGTATCATTTTAAGCCCGCTTAAAAATGTGGAAAACTCAATTAACAATCAATTCGTctcttttttgtatttaagctaattttggcactgaaaaaaattatgtcaatGGTTAGGAAGCAATCTGAGaaactgtttttaatatatcaGCCCATTATAAAGATAATTCCAAAATACAACTGGATTATATTTTGGAATACATACGTCGGGTAATCATTTCTGtaatatttgggtcaaaatagccttaaaaaatctgaaaaaatttgaaaaatgtaataatcTAAATTTGATACGGCAAAAAAGATGCCGTGGATCAGAATACTATCTTATTTATGCTTTTCAAGATATCAATCCGATAGTATTGAAATTCGAATCCAGATAAATTTACTgcgttaaatttttgaatatatcatATCCGggcaattttgaaatatttgggtcaaaataagcttatcaaattatgtttatgaaaatttataccaaagaaattttttcaaatcaggTTTTACTGTTTATGTCGAAGACGaaagtaaaaatgtaattatttcaaatgtaagaaattgttatttttgttcctAAAATAACATTGACGAGTGTGTGATCAGTATTAAACTTCTCTTAATTCATTCGTATTACAATTCTgtattccaaaattaaaaactaatttcgaTATCATTTTGGTTTCAGGATACTTTACGTGTGTCTAATAATGGTTGTATTAATAGCGCTATTAATGGGAATATCATGGGGACATGAAATTGAGAAACGTGGTAAaggtacaaaaacattttacatatcCAGATATGGACGTAGTGGCTCAAATCAACGTATACCAAATGTACAACCACGAAATGGTAAATTCTTTATTGGATCACGATATGGTAAACGTAGTTTAACATCAACACAAGCATCAGATCCTGGTGTGAATTCATCATCCGAAGAAGTGGTACCTGTTATTGATATTGGCATGAATTGTGTATATACtggatatattaatttttatcgatgCTCGGAAAGGTAAAAGGtatataaggaatttttttcttaaattatttgcattttttccacaaataaaaacttttacaagGGTTTTTTCTCAAATAACAAAACCTTAATCCATCACATTGTATTACTTAGCAAAGTAAAAAGAatcccttaaaattttttagactcACTTTATACTAATCTCCAAAACTaaaatagtcaaaaaaaaaacgtaaaaaaccattttcattttttatttattgcccGTGAATTGTGGTAATAACACtggtcaaaaaatttgatttgatgcCATTTGTTGTTCCTTTGATACGATATTTTGCCCCATCGGCTTcagaatttttctaataaataaggttttcgaaatatttttacctttaaaagaGAAAAGTCCTTTTTTCGGTTATACTCTAAATTCCGTAACACCTCTGTGTAATTTCTGATGTGGAAATTGAAAGCCATCCCTTTTCTTTCCTcttcctttaaaatactttttgaatcttTCCGATATCCCTTTTGCTCTTCGAGAAATCATATGATATTTAGATTACTTATTCAATTTcctggaacaaaattttctaaaatttcaaaatggctTTTTGAAGGGAAATGAATGGTATTTTCTAAcaacgtaaatttttttgtgaggTAAAATTATTCATCGGTGAAACATAACTTGGAATTTAGGGGAAAGTAAGTTTTTTCCGTACTAAGagcgaatttctcgaaaacgtgATGTGCTGAATCAATTTTGCGCTCAGATTCGTATTCAGCACgtcaaaaacctttcaaaaagtATACTCTTGTTTCAGGTATAAAATTTGCGTTGACCAGTGTAATCTATTTAATGAAATGCTCAGACACAAACATTcgctttttcaaaaaagaattttctttgGGGGACAGTTGCCTTGATTTCAGTGTATTCAAAGGAGATCTGAGCTTTTTTGATACTTAGGCTATTTACCTTTCTATATCTCCAAAATCAAGTCACCTGCAGCTCCGTTTTGGCATTGCTTAAGCCCAATACAAAAACTATTCTAACTTTTAGGCTTTTagacaaaatttccaaaaaatttctcTGCGAATGTTAATTTTCCTTCGATAACCTCACGACAGTTAGTATCGTtaccattattttcttttaaataattacataacgAACTTTTGACCTATTTTCTTCAAGAATTAATGTAACagggaaaatttttaagaaacaagcAGCAAAGAAAACATTTAGCAAAAATTCTGATAGATAACATtagtaattttctaaaaatagagaggtttataaatagtttttctatttttcgcGTTCATTACATGGAGAAAATTCATTACGTTGAGATTTTCAATTCTACATTGATTGGTCAAGATATTCAAGGCTGCCAGAGTTGATTTCCGCTTCGTATGTATCTTATAAGACCTACGGGTTTAtatttatgatgaaaaataaTGAACTATTCTCATATTTGATAACAAATATGATTACTgaatttaatattgttgttatattgagaagaaaaaaaaatctgtagTCTTCAATTTCACTTACAAATTGTCATAAGTCATTTATGTGTTCATATATcacgtcaaattttttttatggacgTATgagacataaaacccgttgtAAATGTATCGTAACGACTGAATCTCGTAGGTTCGTTACAATAAAACGTCACTAGGTGAAAtctttgaaaacttttctttaagATTGTACGATCGCGCCAAGGTAAGTTTAGActcgtggttgaaattatttgtaccttattttcaactttgatgatgaattttcttttaacttacgaaaaatataaataaaatttttcaatatctgccttggttttccaaatatcgaaagctgaataattaaagaaaattttcaatttttcaatattttgaaaattgctcTAATTCGTCTTATATTCTCAAGTTATAATAACATCAAAATGgaaaatgtatactttttttaacttgggtccccactaccgtgctcatacatccttaattagtagggcacaacggtttttttttggttttcaataatttattaaatattaaatagtttttttttaaatttccaccgactagttttggagaaatctatgaaaacgtaTAATCCATCTACAATTTTCCCataaaactaatgttaaatatgaatacttttgaagtcacatatttatttaaataattacgcAACCCccacccccctaaaattttcagaattgatttagacttagtccaacttcatataacaaaaaaatcaagctttttatccaaaattgacgctcgtacatccttcaCAACTACTGTTCACACTTTACTGTTGTTTCAACTATCCACAATGCCTGTCCGTAGAGAACTCTTTATATAAACTGTTCATACTGCACTCTTCATATCGACTGACTTTTTATCTTACAGCACCCATAATGAcacttttatttcttaaaagaacatattaattttttcccaGCGAAATTTCACTCTGtaggtataaaatattgttggaACTTAGAAATCGAACAACGAACATCGGATATTAAAAActacattatataatttgttttcgtaatcaattattattatttcaatacatagaaatttgatttgtttttcttttttttttatatatatacatcttAAAGAGATGAAAGAATATAATCAGTTGATGATTGTCATTGTGATTCGTTTGATAGGTATTTAGTTAAATCCTTTGGATAGatattaaattacacaattgtattataaacattactgttttactatatagtaatatttttatttcatcatcctacatctattataataaataaaataaaacgatataaatatcaaaatatcttgagtattataatatatttttcatattgtttAAAGGAAAATTGTAAATATCAGTTCTAGGCACACAGAATGTTCTAagatgtttttagtttttttgggcgatttgaaaataaaaggtgtttttttttagagGTTTACATTCTTCAGTTGTTAATCTTTTGTTTGGTAACCGATTTGATAGAAAACAGTTGCTTTGTGTTTAGTTTGGTTTACGATTCCATAATGAATAGACTCACGCCAGAGCAATGTTTgtaaattgttcaaatttattatatttatgaatttttttattaatttcaaataatggaCACAGTTTCGACATGCTAAAACCGAAAAGAATGATTTCGCCTGTGTGCACTGCTGTTCCAGATGGGAAAGTTTCGATTGCTGTAAAAAGTTTGTACACTTTTTCCATTCTTTGGCTGCAAGCTCCTATAGGCTGCAATTTCTTCAAAAGATTTTCCGCTAGAGAGTTATATACTTCTCAAAGTTTCGATTGCTGCAAAACGTTTGTACACGTTTTCCATTCCTTGGGTGTAAGCTTCTGTAGGCTATAATTTCTTCAAAAGATTTTCCGCTTGAGAGTTATATACTTCTcaaaattatcttttgttctcATTTTTTCGACCGCTGTATTAAGTGCCCTcctatgcaaaattttttagccCCTTACTCAAAACATAATTGCTACAGCACTGTTAAAGATACAATGTATTAGTATTGTACACAGTTGTCACAAATAGTGCAcgaatatatgagaatttttaTGAACTTGATGAATGACGgactttttataacaaatatcttaTACGCTTTTAcgttaatatttcattaataaattcatttcaaaagaaattcataaaagaaaattttgaaaataaagaaaatggatatttaaactattataaaagttttctttagcATAGTTATATCAATGCGAGTATATGGTGACAAGCCGAATGACCTTAGGCATATGAAAAGGTACAACGACTTTGAATAttcttttcttaataaaatttgaaaactttcattcaaaaatggtgaaaataaaaggaaactctcgttattattttcatttatgttttttctataaaattattttctatttaaaaaaaccaagatTGTGGAAATTTAAAGAAGtatattttcgtaataaaaataattgatttacctAGGATACTTCAAAGTTATCTTATAAAGGTGTGTCaagtttttataactttaatttcGGAAATCACCTGTTTAATTTTCCGTATTAAAAACTGAGCACTCTGTATTTTccattaatacaaaattatcaaaagaaaaactcaaaaacaatgaaaaattatttaaggacGCCACAAGACAACCATATATACGTGAAGTTTGGTTGAACCACACAACGCATagagaataaatataatttattatatccgTGGAATTATGGAAGCATAATATGTAAGGATATATTTCAGGATTTCAGAAGATATTCCAGCATGTTTTACgaatgccagcgcttccagtgaaaaattttgccaataaaggaggttgttatgactaatttgcaattctttacatgttatatttatagaaagtatcaaattaaaactattgaaaaacactaattaattaaacttaatacattaaaaattgtgaaaataagaaatcaaatcgtacaaatattatttttcaaatgtaaattatcataattatttatttaaatttgtgagacaataatattaaattttcaatgtaagccataaatgcaatccatacaattatataaatgcatccatacaattctataattaaatagtgtatcgttaccatggaaacgcctccaataaaactcacacaccgTGCGAAAAGTAAACAGTACAATGGTCACAGCAAGCATGTGAGATCTACCATATTCAGATTGTAGATATACAGATTGTAGATTTTACCCGACGTTCAAAGTCACATAGAGGTCACAATCAAGACACAATTTTTTGTaggcattaaaaaaaagaacagtAATGCATCGTTTAATATACTCTAGAAAcagataacttttttaaaacaatatttatttaagaaaaacaataacaaaaacaatattgttttttaatattttacgcaatgaaaataacaataaatacgtaattttcctttttcttcTTAATAGgtactaaatatttaattttcgccTTTTCTCTGgtgtattattttttgacaaaaacaaaaactttctatttgtttcaattattattaaactcttttatttaactttaataataatgaggtataattttcttgattattattttaggcacttaaattttattttctaaagaaaataaattctttaaggaaaaatatttcgttttttattatatttttttgggatgaaaataaagtaatttgttcttttgataacttgtttataataataagtttaaaaagttgTAGGCTGAGCTGAATTCAATTAACAACTGTACAATTTTTGCAACCATTtctaagaattttgtaaaaataattcgtttttttgtaaaaaataatatcttggAAACGGCTGAGTTTAGTTAATTAGTTTTCCAGTATGGATTTAATTGCAGTTTACTGCTCATCCacgctattaaaaaaatttaaatatttttataccatgtaagtttagtcccaagtttgtaacgcttaaaaatattaatgctacgaaacaaattttggtataggtgttcatagaatcacctaattagtccatttcataGTCCATTCATtagttcatagaatcacctaattagtccaaaaatgatatcaagctgaaatttttacagcgtgctcaggacataaaaagtgagatcgagttcgtaaatcggtaacataggtcaattgggtcttgttaaccattggagatagaacaaaatacaaaaaattttccgtataaaaaattaaacaacttttgtttgaaacattttttcgtaaacataactgtttacccgtgagagcgcaaattaggcgcaaattatatagtatgtattatatgagagtatcagttatgtatgtgtgacatgtttgtatgtgtaatgtaacagagttcaacactgtctatacatggtatttcaacaactcagtcaattgtttgttttcacttgtttaactttTGTTTCAGGAAAGAGACTTTTACCAACGACCTACAGAAGAGCTTGGAAGATCCGACCGACCTCTCAtacaacaattaattttaaaaaataaaatatgttacaaaaaataaataaatatcttgtaAGAAAATTactagtattttatatttacgcatattcatagaaaaaatgttaatttaaaaagaaaaagattatttcttttaaaatatgctATTTAATATTCACCTAAActgtcaattttcattttctctcTCTCTAAAAATAAAGCTTTACACGACTTGCTCCCCCCACCCAATTTAAATATCCATGTGTAGGAAATTTTTGTAGCTAAAAATGAGCCCTTCGTCTTGGTATTTCAAAGTAAATGTTTAGAGATTTTCagatcaaaaactatttaatatttcaataccagaaaaaaaaatatattttcaaaatttaatatttttattttcgatcatattgaaaatatagttttattttacatttgaagtattaaatatttttttgtagaatattaaatttgatttttatggctggaaaaatcaaatttttaaaatgaaaattcgtagttaaaaaatatagttaatatatagtgaataaaacataattattcaagataaaaatagtgctaaataaaatttttttgaaaattagtgTTATTTAATGAGTACTTCAAAATAGCAAaatacattaacaaaaaaaaaaacaaggaaaaattaaaaataatttattattataactgaactgatatataaacaattgttaattgtaattatattatgtaaaaatcaataaaaaaatgtatgtctaTATCTTTTTGTgatcaattatattataatatcttcATTTTCTCTTCTTAATTCCCGACGCTTCCactatttttttgtgttttatattactttttgtcTTAAACTTTTAACCCGACTGTTACTGCagctattttttttgtaaaaatagcgGAATTTTAGTAAGTATCTCTCTGGAGAACAATTGCGATTAACTGATTTGGTGCCGAAGGGAAGCATGTACGATACAAAAATTGAACCAGAAgttggatttaaaattttacaactaaTCAGCGAAAATTAAGTGTAACG includes:
- the LOC123300743 gene encoding RYamide neuropeptides-like isoform X1: MNEKRILYVCLIMVVLIALLMGISWGHEIEKRGKGTKTFYISRYGRSGSNQRIPNVQPRNGKFFIGSRYGKRSLTSTQASDPGVNSSSEEVVPVIDIGMNCVYTGYINFYRCSERKETFTNDLQKSLEDPTDLSYNN
- the LOC123300743 gene encoding RYamide neuropeptides-like isoform X3, which encodes MNEKRILYVCLIMVVLIALLMGISWGHEIEKRGKGTKTFYISRYGRSGSNQRIPNVQPRNGKFFIGSRYGKRSLTSTQASDPGVNSSSEEVVPVIDIGMNCVYTGYINFYRCSER
- the LOC123300743 gene encoding RYamide neuropeptides-like isoform X2; this translates as MVVLIALLMGISWGHEIEKRGKGTKTFYISRYGRSGSNQRIPNVQPRNGKFFIGSRYGKRSLTSTQASDPGVNSSSEEVVPVIDIGMNCVYTGYINFYRCSERKETFTNDLQKSLEDPTDLSYNN